The Candidatus Synechococcus calcipolaris G9 genome contains the following window.
GATTCTGGTTCCAGCAACCCGGAGAGGAGCCGCACTAGGGTTGATTTGCCACTGCCATTGGCCCCTAAGAGCATCCATAGCTGCCCCTGGGGAATGGAGAGCGATAGATCCCGCAATAGAGACTGCTGGGGAGACCAGCCAAAGGTGAGATGATTCAACGCAATGGCGGCCGGCATTCAAGGTTTTCCTACTAAATTCGTTCTAGCTACTGGTCTGTTGAACCAATTGGGCAAAAAATCCGCCCCGACTTGTCACCGTATCACCCGCATCCTTATCGGTGAGTTGCACCGCAATGATTTCTTTCGTCGAGATTGCAACCTTTTTATCGGTTTGGCGATCGCAGGTTAATTCCATGACCTGGGGAGAACCCGCTTTCATGGCATCCATAAGTTGTTGGTACAAGGCTTGGGCCGCCTCCGCCTCTTTTCGATCAACCCCCAAGGGTAGAGGCACATTTTTTAAGACAATATCAATGGTAAACATAACCTTAGGATTTAGAAATATCTCCACTAAAGGGTTGGGCCCCCACGGACGGAAAATGATCGGAACTGGGACTAAACAATTCTAAAATTCCTTGGGCAAGGAAAGCAAATCCACTGGGCTTGGCCTTGATTTCGGCGATCGCTGTAGTTACATGA
Protein-coding sequences here:
- a CDS encoding Nif11-like leader peptide family natural product precursor, with amino-acid sequence MSKENFIGFLRLASEKEPLQDQLKNVSSPGDLVNLGKEHGHEFDEDHVTTAIAEIKAKPSGFAFLAQGILELFSPSSDHFPSVGAQPFSGDISKS